The sequence below is a genomic window from Fibrobacter succinogenes.
CTACAAAGATACTTCATCTATCGCCATGTTCTATGACTACGTGGCAAACGATTTATCCGTCCCTTATTTGCAATTCGTAGTCCTCGTGTCGATGCTCCCGCTGACCTACGGCTTATATAAATTGTTGGTCAAGCATTACCGTACACCGGAAGGTTTTCGTCTAAAGAAGTCCGCCATCGCGATGATAGTTTTCTACATCGCTTCTTACCTGTTCGTTTATTTTATCTGGACCGGTCATGCGCGCATGACCAAGCTACGTCCGGTCGTTTCACTTGTCTACAACGACCTTTTTGTTTCAAAGAAAGTAGCCGGGCTTACCGAAAAAGATCTCGCCGCCTACCGCACCACTTACCAAAATTTATGGCAACACGTTGAAGGCGATAGCCTTTGGAAATTTTCCGATGCAAAAGAAGGCCATGGCCTACCGCTTTACCGCATCCCGACCGAAGCTCTTTTAAAAAGCGAAAAACTTGCCGCCCAGCGCGAGATGAAGCCGAACTTCATTTTAGTACTTATGGAATCGCATCGCGGGCTCAACACGGGCTACATGAATCCGCAAATCCAGCCCTCGCCCACGCCGTTCCTCGATTCAATTGCAGCGAACTCTCATGCTTGGATTCGCATGCACACCAGCGGCGTCCCGACAACCGGCGGCGTTCTCTCAACACACCTCGGCATCCCGCACCATTCAAGGCTTGCACAAGCCACCGACCTAGCACACATTTCGCTCCCCAGTTTTGTTTCCGTGCTAACAGAGAACGGCTACAGCACGCACTACATGTCTGCCGCCGATCCCGCTTGGGATAACCTTGGCGTTTGGATGGCCAAATGGTACACTGCAGAACATTACAGCCGCGAACGCGAAGACGATTCCACCTTCATGGACCATGCTGCCCAATACGTGCGCGACACGCTCTCCAAACAAGGCAAGCCATTCCTCGCCACACTCATGACGCGCTCCAACCATTACCCGTTCAACTTTGCCGCTGGCATGACCGACGAGCAAAAAGCACGCCCCCTGCAAGAGCGCA
It includes:
- a CDS encoding LTA synthase family protein, with product MKNFIQKIAKFFEPSKNLVLISLAFWITHILLRIMLLFRSNPYGFPFVSKPDWFIFHAVCIDFMWICNALVVFMVLGGIVAKIASSKNADSKYAGVSNEASISKVAKVTTILYTVFHSVILLFTLLDNEVQRFLGGHLSFGLMDTYKDTSSIAMFYDYVANDLSVPYLQFVVLVSMLPLTYGLYKLLVKHYRTPEGFRLKKSAIAMIVFYIASYLFVYFIWTGHARMTKLRPVVSLVYNDLFVSKKVAGLTEKDLAAYRTTYQNLWQHVEGDSLWKFSDAKEGHGLPLYRIPTEALLKSEKLAAQREMKPNFILVLMESHRGLNTGYMNPQIQPSPTPFLDSIAANSHAWIRMHTSGVPTTGGVLSTHLGIPHHSRLAQATDLAHISLPSFVSVLTENGYSTHYMSAADPAWDNLGVWMAKWYTAEHYSREREDDSTFMDHAAQYVRDTLSKQGKPFLATLMTRSNHYPFNFAAGMTDEQKARPLQERINVTMNYADRQLAHFIRSIQNEEWYKNTYVIIMADHGFPLGENGVSTMNGGGFSNISWIPFIIHGKGLEPTHDTTTAAQIDIAPTILELAGFAVPNIFMGHNLLRETETIQNADSTIVQKERAGLSLGAYSGYSALGLDNYRVVSKTASNDEIYLFADSDIRQEHDLAKTEAERTAKMHAMLDTLIKISDYSLEHGL